From a single Streptomyces rubradiris genomic region:
- a CDS encoding Gfo/Idh/MocA family protein has protein sequence MSRTQPPLRAAVVGTGHRARLFTHALATRPAYRVAALCDPSPTRMAFHNRLLAEAGAPPAAQWDPGRFTEMLEREDISEVVVTTVDSAHDHYIVPALRAGCRVVTEKPMTVDATRCARILDAVRTTDGSLTVAFNYRFDPVHATVRRLLAEGAVGEVLSVHFEWLLDVRHGADYFRRWHRDKRHSGGLLVHKAGHHFDLVNWWLGDEPAEVFGYGRLGFYGRAAGERHGLRRPYIRAHRAPEAADDPFALHLAADDTLRALYLDAEGDDGYVRDRNVFDDAVTIDDDMAVLVRYARGATMTYHLTAYSPWEGYRVMVNGSAGRLELEVEESRWQPPVPAGAGGGGAGHGERAAAHAGGVRLTLRPLWQPPAELPVRAAHEAHGGADPRMLAALFGPAPGPAPAPDGPGPAPDGCTPAPDARHPDAPYPAPTAGARDGALALAVGLAADQACATGRPVAVRDVVPSLWSR, from the coding sequence CGCCCGGCTGTTCACCCACGCACTCGCCACCCGGCCCGCCTACCGGGTGGCCGCCCTGTGCGACCCCAGCCCGACCCGCATGGCCTTCCACAACCGGCTGCTCGCCGAGGCCGGGGCGCCGCCCGCCGCCCAGTGGGACCCCGGCCGGTTCACCGAGATGCTGGAGCGGGAGGACATCAGCGAAGTCGTCGTCACCACCGTCGACTCCGCGCACGACCACTACATCGTGCCCGCCCTGCGGGCCGGCTGCCGGGTCGTCACCGAGAAGCCGATGACCGTCGACGCCACCCGCTGCGCCCGCATACTGGACGCGGTCCGCACCACCGACGGCTCCCTGACCGTCGCCTTCAACTACCGCTTCGATCCGGTGCACGCGACGGTACGGCGGCTGCTCGCCGAGGGCGCGGTCGGCGAGGTGCTGTCCGTGCACTTCGAGTGGCTGCTCGACGTCCGGCACGGCGCCGACTACTTCCGCCGCTGGCACCGCGACAAACGGCACAGCGGGGGCCTGCTGGTGCACAAGGCCGGCCACCACTTCGACCTGGTCAACTGGTGGCTCGGCGACGAACCCGCCGAGGTCTTCGGCTACGGCAGGCTCGGCTTCTACGGCCGTGCGGCGGGCGAACGCCACGGACTGCGCCGCCCCTACATCCGGGCCCACCGCGCCCCCGAGGCCGCCGACGACCCCTTCGCCCTGCACCTGGCGGCCGACGACACCCTGCGCGCCCTCTACCTGGACGCCGAGGGCGACGACGGCTATGTGCGCGACCGCAATGTCTTCGACGACGCCGTCACCATCGACGACGACATGGCCGTCCTGGTCCGCTACGCGCGCGGCGCCACGATGACGTACCACCTGACCGCCTACTCACCGTGGGAGGGCTACCGGGTGATGGTCAACGGCAGTGCCGGGCGGCTGGAGCTGGAGGTGGAGGAGAGCCGCTGGCAGCCGCCGGTCCCGGCGGGCGCGGGCGGCGGCGGCGCCGGGCACGGGGAGCGGGCCGCCGCGCACGCGGGCGGGGTACGGCTCACCCTGCGCCCGCTGTGGCAGCCGCCGGCCGAGCTGCCGGTGCGGGCCGCGCACGAGGCGCACGGCGGGGCGGACCCGCGCATGCTGGCGGCGCTGTTCGGACCGGCGCCGGGCCCGGCCCCCGCGCCGGACGGTCCGGGCCCGGCGCCGGACGGCTGTACCCCCGCGCCGGACGCTCGGCACCCGGACGCTCCGTACCCGGCGCCGACGGCCGGTGCGCGCGACGGGGCGCTCGCGCTCGCCGTCGGCCTCGCCGCCGATCAGGCGTGCGCGACCGGACGTCCCGTGGCGGTACGGGACGTGGTCCCGTCGCTGTGGAGCCGCTGA
- a CDS encoding Zn-ribbon domain-containing OB-fold protein has translation MYHHSASTSGPAAGSATGVLDPAADSRDALLFQRCTWCGTAMYHRLLCPVCQGSELRTERSEGVGTVRHSSVVHRNTPAARNVSLVEMAEGFVVRGRVMGPPVGIHSGDRVRLSTAKDPVRGEPVFQLVDEPYRAWT, from the coding sequence GTGTACCACCACTCAGCAAGCACCTCGGGGCCGGCGGCCGGTTCCGCGACGGGTGTTCTCGACCCCGCCGCCGACTCCCGGGACGCCCTCCTCTTCCAGCGCTGCACCTGGTGCGGCACCGCGATGTACCACCGGCTGCTGTGTCCGGTGTGCCAGGGCAGTGAACTGCGCACCGAGCGCAGCGAGGGGGTCGGCACGGTCCGCCACTCCAGCGTGGTGCACCGCAACACCCCCGCGGCGCGCAATGTGTCGCTGGTGGAGATGGCGGAGGGGTTCGTCGTCCGCGGCCGGGTCATGGGCCCGCCGGTCGGCATCCACAGCGGCGACCGGGTCCGGCTGTCCACCGCCAAGGACCCGGTGCGCGGTGAACCGGTCTTCCAGCTGGTGGACGAGCCGTACCGGGCCTGGACCTGA
- a CDS encoding TetR family transcriptional regulator, with protein sequence MSSSSAVPAARPPIRDALVAAAFRLFLERGFEQTTVDDIVALAGVGRRSFFRYFPSKEDVVFPDHEGCLADMTAFLAASGPEHEPVRRVCDAARLVLRMYAENPAFSVQRYRLTRQVPGLRAYELSVVWRYERALAEYLRGRFAGRPDGTLRADVIAAAVVAAHNNALRSWLRSDGVGDAGAAVDHALAYVQTTYARPADAPAVRSGPAGPGPGPGGDVVVLVSRRDAPLWRVVQELETVLERP encoded by the coding sequence ATGAGCTCCAGCAGCGCGGTGCCGGCCGCGAGGCCGCCGATCCGGGACGCCCTGGTGGCGGCGGCCTTCCGGCTCTTCCTCGAGCGCGGATTCGAACAGACCACCGTGGACGACATCGTGGCCCTGGCCGGGGTGGGCCGGCGTTCGTTCTTCCGTTACTTCCCCTCCAAGGAGGACGTGGTCTTCCCCGACCACGAGGGCTGCCTGGCCGACATGACCGCCTTCCTCGCGGCGAGCGGCCCGGAGCACGAGCCGGTGCGGCGGGTGTGCGACGCGGCCCGGCTGGTGCTGCGGATGTACGCCGAGAACCCGGCCTTCTCCGTGCAGCGCTACCGGCTCACCCGCCAGGTGCCGGGGCTGCGCGCCTATGAGCTGTCGGTCGTGTGGCGCTACGAGCGGGCGCTGGCCGAGTACCTGCGCGGGCGGTTCGCCGGGCGGCCCGACGGGACACTGCGCGCCGATGTGATCGCGGCGGCGGTGGTCGCCGCGCACAACAACGCCCTGCGCTCCTGGCTGCGGTCCGACGGCGTGGGCGACGCGGGCGCGGCCGTGGACCACGCGCTGGCGTATGTGCAGACGACGTACGCGCGGCCGGCGGACGCACCGGCCGTCCGGAGCGGCCCGGCCGGTCCCGGGCCGGGGCCGGGAGGGGACGTGGTGGTGCTGGTCTCCCGCCGGGACGCCCCCCTGTGGCGGGTGGTGCAGGAACTGGAGACGGTGCTCGAACGGCCCTGA